A stretch of Fusarium poae strain DAOMC 252244 chromosome 2, whole genome shotgun sequence DNA encodes these proteins:
- a CDS encoding hypothetical protein (SECRETED:SignalP(1-16)), whose protein sequence is MKSSTAFLALAATANAARIAKREYPWDTKESLCNDKAWLLETAEGASQVWEETGAGDELDIQIMGQWEHEVNWLFNLEHAINNGSGNLGMSGCGLIDSDCLPQGAPDCEEHFDKFGTTGDPLKDPIGRTSYWIFQAIKGMHSKFQMLHGELVKQTLITSLQIGEMVKDFGGNEDKTEDVLKWLSAAVGLGSTIGGLVPGAGEGISTGFDIMGGVFDIIAEETKPEEIDQATISSALGDIFQATSDKLKKTMRLATGTLLPGESPDLFNTLPASSKYGPWIHSPITKFFNGGWFLLSDRSQPVQNLINAISGNIKPKIANNVMKAANLRLVADKRIGSQEDCGYATGRQWMNLRDSESYCFYIARLDEHGVYGEKYDEAPEDIYANMAKYGLGNRDPYYRAILDCATSGAEGLDLDKLGFNNIPVCFFDLPAYWLERNDGPECTSNFVNKACNPTKSSPIA, encoded by the exons ATGAAGTCTTCTACTGCTTTCTTAGCCCTCGCGGCAACTGCCAACGCCGCGCGCATCGCCAAGCGCGAATACCCATGGGATACCAAAGAGAGTCTCTGTAACGACAAAGCATGGCTTCTCGAAACTGCGGAGGGTGCTTCTCAGGTCTGGGAGGAGACTGGTGCTGGCGATGAACTCGACATTCAAATCATGGGACAATGGG AACATGAGGTCAACTGGCTCTTCAACCTGGAGCACGCAATCAACAATGGAAGTGGGAACCTCGGCATGTCTGGCTGTGGTCTTATTGATAGCGATTGCTTGCCCCAGGGTGCGCCAGACTGCGAGGAACACTTTGACAAGTTCGGTACGACTGGTGACCCCTTGAAGGATCCTATCGGCAGAACGTCATACTGGATCTTTCAAGCTATCAAGGGTATGCATAGCAAGTTCCAGATGCTTCACGGCGAACTGGTTAAGCAGACTCTTATCACCAGCCTTCAGATCGGCGAGATGGTCAAAGACTTTGGAGGTAACGAGGATAAGACTGAAGATGTCTTGAAGTGGCtctctgctgctgttggatTAGGAAGCACCATTGGTGGTCTCGTCCCTGGAGCT GGAGAGGGCATTTCTACCGGTTTCGACATTATGGGCGGTGTATTCGACATCATCGCCGAAGAGACAAAACCGGAGGAGATTGACCAAGCCACCATCTCATCTGCCCTGGGTGACATCTTTCAGGCCACATCTGATaagctcaagaagaccaTGAGACTGGCTACAGGAACACTCCTGCCAGGCGAGTCCCCAGACCTCTTCAACACCCTTCCTGCCTCCAGCAAGTACGGCCCCTGGATCCACTCGCCTATTACCAAGTTCTTCAACGGTGGCTGGTTCCTCCTCAGCGACAGAAGTCAACCCGTCCAGAATCTCATCAACGCCATATCCGGAAACATCAAGCCCAAGATTGCCAACAACGTCATGAAGGCTGCCAACCTCCGCCTCGTCGCCGACAAGCGTATCGGAAGCCAGGAAGACTGCGGTTATGCTACCGGTCGTCAATGGATGAACTTGAGGGATAGTGAGAGCTACTGCTTCTACATCGCTAGACTTGATGAGCACGGTGTTTACGGTGAAAAGTACGATGAGGCACCCGAAGATATCTACGCCAACATGGCCAAGTACGGCCTTGGTAACAGAGATCCTTACTACCGTGCCATTCTTGACTGTGCTACCAGCGGAGCGGAGGGTCTTGACTTGGACAAGTTGGGTTTCAACAACATCCCTGTTTGCTTCTTTGACTTGCCTGCTTACTGGCTGGAGCGCAATGATGGTCCTGAGTGTACTTCCAACTTTGTCAACAAGGCCTGCAACCCCACCAAGTCCAGCCCTATTGCTTAA
- a CDS encoding hypothetical protein (TransMembrane:5 (i141-159o165-184i233-251o257-277i289-307o)~BUSCO:43421at5125), with translation MSNYYSSQQPQYPQGGAPTAAQNLQFFPSQYTTTSGTPQQQGAAGGYGYAASTGGYGVGAPAQNFANPASFGAQAGVSGRMGEQGGLRTGWVAAFSSEGYDGEPPLLEELGVNFGHIQAKTLAVLNPFRRIDAHIMDDSDLAGPLIFFLLFGFILLFSGQVHFGYIYGLAALGSISLHLILSLMSPSDVDPGAQAVNNFPQYSSDPSAPPQPHDGQHGGHFSSTLTYPRSASVLGYCLLPLVATSLFGIVMRMDTPIGIVATTAAILWCTYSASGMFCAVGQMKRMRGLVAYPLALFYVGFGIMGIFSSRGSGSFSNAAAKLNA, from the exons ATGTCAAACTACTACTCCTCGCAACAACCTCAATACCCCCAAGGCGGCGCTCCCACCGCCGCTCAAAACCTCCAGTTCTTTCCCTCCCAGTACACCACCACTTCAGGCACACCACAGCAACAGGGCGCTGCTGGCGGCTACGGATATGCTGCCAGCACGGGCGGATACGGCGTAGGCGCGCCTGCGCAAAACTTTGCGAATCCCGCGTCGTTTGGTGCGCAGGCTGGTGTCAGTGGGAGAATGGGTGAGCAGGGTGGTTTGAGAACGGGTTGGGTAGCTGCTTTTTCGTCAGAGGGGTATGATGGTGAACCGCCTTTGCTGGAGGAGCTGGGCGTTAACTTTGGACATATTCAAGCAAAG ACGCTTGCGGTGTTGAACCCCTTTCGACGAATCGATGCGCATATCATGGACGATTCCGATCTCGCAGGACCGCTCATCTTTTTCCTCCTCTTTGGCTTCATCCTGCTCTTCTCAGGACAAGTCCACTTTGGGTACATCTACGGCCTCGCGGCTCTAGGCTCTATCTCTCTGCATCTCATCCTCTCCCTCATGTCGCCTTCCGACGTCGACCCAGGCGCACAAGCAGTCAACAACTTCCCCCAATACAGCAGCGATCCTTCTGCTCCTCCGCAACCGCACGACGGCCAGCACGGCGGCCACTTCTCCTCGACTTTGACATACCCCCGAAGCGCCAGCGTGCTGGGATACTGCCTTCTCCCTCTTGTAGCGACGAGCTTGTTCGGCATCGTTATGCGCATGGACACACCCATCGGAATCGTCGCCACCACTGCGGCTATTCTCTGGTGTACTTATAGCGCAAGCGGTATGTTCTGCGCGGTTGGGCAGATGAAGCGCATGCGAGGACTTGTCGCTTATCCTCTTGCTCTGTTCTACGTTGGATTCGGCATCATGGGTATTTTCAGCAGTCGAGGAAGCGGATCTTTCTCCAACGCCGCTGCTAAGCTTAATGCTTGA
- a CDS encoding hypothetical protein (BUSCO:20486at5125), with the protein MAPRTAVARTAATKKSTTTTTTAAVKKDAKPTKAAAKKAEPATNGASKKRTRAEETEVETEEEEEVTRKTKKTKTTERVVKPAAKPAAKAKSAKPVASKTKATTKAKSESESEEPEEKKPAAKKATRPAAAKKVEPKKKSLFPGIGKKINDAPTKILDIYVFGEGSSGELGLGSKRVNNKKPIDVKRPRLNDNLAAATTGVVQISCGGMHAVALTHDNKILTWGVNDQGALGRDTTWDGGLRDMDNAEDSDSDDEDDTGINPKESTPTAVSDEFFAPGTKFVQVVASDSASFTLTEDGRVYGWGTFRSSDGILGFSETIKVQNTPVLIKDLKNIKALSAGSNHILALDHKGNVVAWGCGQQNQLGRRIIERNKMSSLIPQGVGLPRGKIAKIACGSYHSFAIDKEGVVYGWGLNNFGEIGVESNAGEDDAVILRPAKLTYLDDYNITEIDGGEHHSLACSDRGDLLTWGRVDGYQVGFEFDKLSEENAIYDERGNARILFKPTIQPDVKDIVSVAAGTDNNFAISSDGKVFSWGFSSNYQTGQGTIDDIHTPTLIDNTAIREKKIIGAGAGGQYSVLIGEAEDVPQTNGATNGTDDKA; encoded by the exons ATGGCACCAAGAACCGCTGTCGCCAGAACGGCTGCGACGAAGAAGTCCACTACTACCACAACTACTGCTGCTGTAAAGAAGGATGCGAAGCCTACGAAAGCCGCCGCTAAGAAGGCCGAGCCTGCTACAAATGGCGCATCCAAGAAACGCACTCGCGCAGAAGAGACTGAGGTAGagacagaagaagaggaggaagtcACCcgcaagaccaagaagaccaagaccacAGAGCGCGTCGTCAAGCCCGCAGCAAAGCCAgcagcaaaggcaaagagcgCCAAACCCGTTGcttccaagaccaaggccaCAACCAAGGCCAAGTCCGAGTCCGAGTCCGAAGAGcctgaagagaagaagcctGCCGCCAAAAAGGCCACTCGTCCTGCTGCCGCCAAAAAGGTcgagcccaagaagaagtcccTATTTCCCGGCATTGGAAAGAAGATCAACGATGCTCCTACCAAGATTCTCGATATTTACGTCTTTGGCGAGGGATCATCAGGTGAGCTCGGTCTAGGAAGCAAGCGcgtcaacaacaagaagccCATCGATGTCAAGCGTCCCCGACTCAATGATAACCTCGCTGCTGCCACTACCGGCGTTGTTCAGATCTCTTGTGGTGGTATGCACGCTGTCGCGTTGACACACGATAACAAGATCCTGACATGGGGTGTCAACGATCAGGGCGCTCTCGGACGAGACACAACCTGGGATGGTGGCCTTCGCGACATGGACAACGCTGAAGACTCCGACTcagacgacgaggacgacaCTGGAATCAACCCTAAGGAGAGCACACCGACCGCCGTTTCCGACGAGTTCTTTGCTCCTGGAACCAAGTTTGTTCAGGTCGTTGCTAGCGACAGCGCCAGCTTCACCCTCACAGAAGACGGTCGCGTCTATGGCTGGGGAACTTTCCGATCCAGCGATGGTATTCTTGGTTTCTCAGAGACCATCAAGGTCCAGAACACTCCCGTCCTCATCAAGGACTTGAAGAACATCAAGGCCCTTTCCGCAGGCTCCAACCACATTCTCGCTCTCGACCACAAGGGCAACGTTGTCGCTTGGGGCTGTGGCCAGCAGAACCAGCTCGGTCGACGTATCATTGAGCGCAACAAGATGTCCTCTCTTATTCCCCAGGGTGTCGGTCTGCCTCGCGGAAAGATTGCTAAGATCGCCTGCGGTTCATACCACAGCTTTGCCATCGACAAGGAGGGTGTCGTCTACGGTTGGGGTCTTAACAACTTTGGCGAGATCGGTGTTGAGTCAAATGCTGGTGAGGACGACGCTGTCATCCTCCGACCCGCCAAGCTCACATACCTCGACGACTACAACATCACGGAGATCGACGGTGGCGAGCACCACTCTCTTGCTTGCTCCGACAGGGGTGATCTCTTGACCTGGGGTCGTGTCGATGGTTACCAAGTTGGCTTTGAGTTCGACAAGCTGTCCGAGGAGAACGCCATCTACGACGAGCGAGGCAATGCCCGTATTCTCTTCAAGCCTACTATCCAGCCTG ACGTCAAGGACATCGTCTCCGTCGCTGCCGGTACCGATAACAACTTCGCCATCTCCTCCGACGGCAAGGTCTTCTCCTGGGGCTTCTCCAGCAACTACCAGACCGGCCAAGGCACAATCGACGACATCCACACTCCCACCCTGATCGACAACACCGCTATCcgtgagaagaagatcatTGGTGCGGGAGCTGGTGGTCAATACTCGGTCCTCATCGGCGAGGCTGAAGATGTCCCCCAAACAAACGGCGCCACCAACGGCACTGACGACAAGGCTTAA
- a CDS encoding hypothetical protein (BUSCO:57324at5125), which translates to MVVNAPTTCCRTDGSECACAQKATCSCGQKSALQCTCAKAPVENTVNGPRCSCRARPAGECTCDRAASENATPSGATCACGSRPAGGCTCEKAADGGFNPANEIDFTTKK; encoded by the exons ATGGTTGTCAACGCTCCCACTACCTGCTGCCGCACCGACGGTAGCGAATGCGCCTGTG CTCAAAAGGCCACTTGCTCATGCGGTCAAAAGTCCGCTCTCCAGTGCACATGCGCCAAGGCTCCCGTCGAGAACACCGTCAACGGCCCTCGATGCTCATGCCGTGCCCGTCCTGCTGGCGAATGCACCTGCGACCGTGCTGCTTCTGAGAACGCCACTCCCAGCGGCGCTACATGCGCTTGCGGATCTCGTCCCGCTG GTGGCTGCACTTGCGAGAAGGCTGCCGATGGTGGCTTTAACCCTGCCAACGAGATCGACTTTACCACCAAGAAATAA
- a CDS encoding hypothetical protein (SECRETED:SignalP(1-18)), whose translation MLFTTILATAVLAIGVTAEPQNDDLPFNVIGSRIWSSPDCGNNENIGNLGELTTHRDELNECFKFSDKVKSVSQTDHAKGCKRKYLHFQIESSTDKRLVLVYQDTHCRHGVKSPKDFQCLKAPTYFNSYKTVCN comes from the coding sequence ATGCTCTTTACCACCATCCTTGCTACCGCTGTCCTGGCCATAGGCGTCACCGCCGAGCCTCAAAATGATGACCTGCCCTTCAATGTCATCGGATCCCGCATCTGGAGTTCTCCCGATTGTGGAAACAACGAGAACATTGGCAATCTTGGCGAATTGACCACACACCGCGACGAGCTCAACGAATGCTTCAAGTTCAGCGACAAGGTCAAATCTGTTAGCCAGACTGATCACGCCAAGGGTTGCAAGCGTAAGTACCTTCACTTCCAAATAGAATCGTCGACTGACAAGAGACTAGTTTTGGTCTACCAAGACACACATTGCAGACATGGAGTCAAGAGCCCTAAAGACTTTCAGTGCCTCAAGGCCCCGACCTATTTCAACAGTTACAAGACTGTATGCAATTAG
- a CDS encoding hypothetical protein (TransMembrane:14 (i60-86o98-116i128-147o153-174i186-207o213-237i258-277o289-306i327-351o363-384i393-414o420-437i458-478o527-546i)) codes for MTMSTSPNFDRAHAVPVMANDVAADPEPAFKVETKTEARETNTNDDSQTSEVEYPKGLQLTFIAIALALALFLIALDMTIIATAIPKITDEFQGLDKVGWYSSAFFVTIGSFQSCWGKVYKYFPLKISFLLAIFIFEIGSAVCGAAPNSNALIVGRAIAGVGGAGVSAGSYTIIAYSATPERRPMLLGLLGISYGFANVIGPLVGGIFSDKVSWRWCFYINLPVGAISIAIITFFFSDPPQAKPARVPLKEKMLQMDLVGVGLLIAATICFVLGVEYGQGKYSWGSSKVIGLLIGFVLILLVWAGNEWWMGERAMIVPRIIRDRTNLVMSGVAIAIGGSFFPVVYYVPIYFQSIDHATPIMSGVYNLPMVISVTFGIFLAGGLISKTGRYQHILLFALGLSTVGAGLIYTFSLHTSTGKWIGYQIIAGVGWGLAYQIPLTVGRGSCDPMDMALITSNILFFQSYGASLFMSAAQAAFVDQMTAKVMELSDSISKDLLVLTGATDIYNVFKDDELDDVLAGYMHGLKVVYAMATATIGIGFLIALAMPWKKLKQGQATGGA; via the exons ATGACCATGTCTACCTCACCAAACTTTGACAGAGCACACGCAGTTCCAGTCATGGCAAATGATGTTGCCGCGGATCCTGAGCCTGCTTTCAAGGTCGAGACCAAGACTGAGGCTAGGGAGACAAATACCAACGATGACAGCCAGACTTCTGAGGTTGAGTATCCCAAGGGGTTACAGCTTACTTTCATTGCTATTGCGTTAGCCTTAGCTCTCTTTCTGATCGCTCTTGACATG ACAATTATCGCTACCGCTATTCCCAAAATCACGGACGAATTCCAGGGTCTCGACAAGGTCGGATGGTACTCTTCTGCCTTTTTCGTCACCATCGGATCTTTCCAATCCTGCTGGGGCAAGGTCTACAAATACTTTCCGCTCAAGATTTCCTTCCTTCTGGCTATCTTTATTTTTGAGATTGGTTCTGCTGTCTGCGGCGCTGCTCCCAATTCCAATGCCCTCATCGTTGGACGCGCTATTGCCGGCGTTGGTGGCGCTGGTGTGAGTGCCGGTAGCTATACTATCATCGCCTACTCGGCTACGCCTGAAAGACGGCCTATGCTACTCGGTTTATTGGGTATTTCGTACGGTTTCGCCAATGTAATCGGGCCTCTGGTCGGTGGTATCTTTTCTGACAAGGTTTCTTGGAGATGGTGCTTCTACATCAACCTGCCTGTTGGCGCCATCtccatcgccatcatcaccttcttcttcagtGACCCACCTCAGGCGAAACCTGCTCGAGTCCCCTTGAAGGAAAAGATGTTGCAGATGGATCTTGTCGGTGTTGGTCTTCTCATCGCTGCGACTATTTGTTTCGTTCTCGGTGTTGAGTACGGTCAAGGAAAATACAGCTGGGGAAGCTCCAAAGTCATTGGTCTCCTCATTGGTTTCGTTCTCATCCTCCTAGTTTGGGCGGGGAATGAGTGGTGGATGGGCGAGCGTGCCATGATCGTGCCACGCATCATCAGAGATAGAACAAACTTGGTCATGTCTGGTGTCGCCATCGCCATTGGTGGTTCCTTCTTCCCAGTCGTGTACTACGTTCCCATCTACTTCCAGAGCATTGATCACGCTACTCCCATCATGTCTGGTGTTTACAATCTGCCCATGGTTATCTCTGTAACATTTGGCATCTTCCTTGCTGGTGGTCTCATCTCAAAGACTGGTCGTTACCAACACATTTTGCTCTTCGCCCTCGGTCTGTCTACCGTTGGCGCAGGCCTCATCTATACTTTTAGCCTGCATACCTCCACCGGCAAGTGGATCGGCTACCAAATCAttgctggtgttggttgGGGACTTGCATACCAGATCCCTTTGACTGTTGGTCGGGGTTCTTGCGATCCAATGGACATGGCGCTTATCACGTCAAACATTCTAT TCTTTCAATCTTATGGTGCTTCACTTTTCATGTCGGCCGCCCAGGCCGCCTTTGTAGACCAAATGACTGCAAAGGTGATGGAACTCAGTGATAGCATCAGCAAGGATCTTTTGGTTCTAACAGGTGCTACGGATATTTACAATGTCTTCAAGGACGATGAGCTTGACGATGTGCTCGCTGGATACATGCACGGCCTCAAGGTCGTTTATGCTATGGCCACCGCTACAATTGGCATCGGCTTTCTTATTGCTCTGGCAATGCcatggaagaagctcaagcagGGACAAGCTACAGGAGGTGCTTAG
- a CDS encoding hypothetical protein (MEROPS:MER0000437) has translation MSAIADQTGTVGFTHEALDQEVQTFYRILGDLKSGQRPLIAAHGGPGSSHDYFLNPLASYPKETGRPLVLYDQVGNAKSTNFSFESKSLLNLSVDLYTAELDNLVTKLGIQEFDYLGHSWGGMMGLEYIIKYQPKIKHLILDSVPASVELWTNKIKDTLNELDPAERDLALELDTTQQYQDPRLQAILKKLQDKHVCRLEPWPEAAQGFFGVVMSNPAVYATMLGPSQFNTLGALKGWSVVGRCKDIKIPTLVLHGEHDWADEAGVKPLVEEIENSRQVTLKGCSHMCHLEDPEAFKKEVFGFLDI, from the exons ATGTCTGCCATTGCTGATCAAACCGGTACTGTGGGTTTCACCCATGAAGCTCTTGACCAAGAAGTCCAGACCTTCTACAGAATTCTTGGCGACTTGAAGTCAGGCCAACGACCCTTGATTGCAGCTCATGGCGGTCCTGGTTCAAGTCATGATTACTTCTTGAACCCTCTTGCGAGTTATCCTAAAGAAACTGGCAGACCTTTGGTCTTGTACGATCAAGTCGGCAACGCAAAAAGCACCAATTTCAGCTTTGAGTCAAAGTCGCTGCTCAACTTGTCAGTCGATTTATACACTGCTGAACTCGACAACCTGGTGACAAAGCTCGGCATCCAGGAGTTTGACTATCTTGGTCACTCTTGGGGCGGCATGATGGGTCTCGAGTACATAATCAAGTACCAACCAAAGATTAAACACTTGATCCTGGACTCTGTTCCTGCTTCCGTCGAACTGTGGACAAACAAAATCAAGGATACCTTGAATGAGCTAGACCCCGCTGAACGGGACCTGGCACTTGAGCTGGACACTACCCAGCAATATCAGGATCCACGACTGCAGGCCATATTGAAGAAACTGCAAGATAAGCATGTCTGCCGTTTGGAACCTTGGCCGGAAGCGGCTCAGGGCTTCTTTGGCGTCGTCATGAGCAATCCGGCTGTCTATGCGACTATGCTCGGACCTAGCCAATTTAACACATTGGGAGCGCTGAAAG GCTGGTCTGTTGTTGGCCGCTGCAAGGATATCAAGATACCAACACTGGTTCTTCACGGCGAGCATGACTGGGCCGACGAAGCTGGTGTCAAACCTCTCGTTGAAGAGATTGAGAACAGTCGCCAGGTTACACTCAAGGGGTGCAGCCACATGTGTCATCTGGAGGATCCGGAGGCGTTTAAGAAGGAGGTTTTTGGGTTCCTCGACATTTAG